A stretch of the Leguminivora glycinivorella isolate SPB_JAAS2020 chromosome 2, LegGlyc_1.1, whole genome shotgun sequence genome encodes the following:
- the LOC125234969 gene encoding uncharacterized protein LOC125234969 has product MAKYITLTRGNRLLCIGDYTYSISRPVSNGYRYKCTNTRSKKCTAFAYVSNDDIIFKQGNEHNHPPSTYFRFVRSTRGKGAIIAICDNYLFSRNSKIGKGGARFACSKLSKNCPGRIRGRRYRSMGLRARWTQEEMQLAMAAVKSGEMGVYTASQHFNIPRRTLGSYLKNNREHKSKLGRKPSISISEKTDSSSTQESIDM; this is encoded by the exons ATGG caaaaTACATAACTTTAACAAGAGGAAATCGGCTTCTCTGCATTGGAGACTACACCTACTCCATAAGCAGGCCTGTGAGCAACGGGTATCGGTACAAATGCACGAATACCCGCAGCAAGAAGTGCACCGCTTTTGCTTACGTCAGCAACGACGATATCATTTTCAAGCAAGGCAATGAGCATAACCATCCGCCTAGCACATACT TTCGATTTGTAAGATCAACCAGGGGCAAAGGCGCAATCATAGCAATATGCGACAACTATCTGTTCAGCCGGAATTCTAAGATCGGCAAAGGAGGGGCCAGGTTCGCTTGCTCGAAACTCTCAAAGAATT GCCCTGGCAGGATACGCGGGAGAAGGTATCGAAGCATGGGCTTACGAGCAAGATGGACCCAAGAGGAAATGCAACTGGCCATGGCAGCCGTGAAGAGTGGGGAGATGGGAGTGTACACAGCATCACAGCATTTCAACATCCCAAGGCGGACTCTGGGTTCCTACCTGAAAAATAACAGGGAACACAAATCGAAGCTAGGGCGGAAACCTTCGATATCCATAAGTGAGAAGACAGACTCTAGCAGCACGCAAGAATCCATAGACATGTAA